The genomic DNA tgcattgcccttgttctcaatagtgttaagtgaatactcagtgtgccttcagctgttactagcctcctgccacccctttaaaggctaaaatgagctctggatagtgtaagcactttattgcatcagccttgagcacgtgtcattgcacccatctgccttgtaaaccgctgcgatgtgtgagcttccctttccctgcctctgtgctgccctggggaccactaggggagcatccacatcgcatgcgggccaacatcttcggcaccgctaacctacgcacctctatgcacgcttccaggggtcaccctacgggttaccgccgtcccactaccttctgcgggtcccgctctccagccggcggctaagcacctactggtggccgcggccgttgacacgccagcgaccccagcttctgggcagcttcagccagctcccgggccgctcatccagcttccgtgccgctcagccagcctctgcccgctcaccgggccgctcagccatcttcagccagcttctgtgcagcttcagccagcttccgtgcagcttcagccagcttcagccagctcaccgggcaccctacgtggaccccccagggacggtaccccctcactcatataaaagcgaggacttaattacctgtgccacaaacccgcgacctagccggacctagttccattaaagacctttttggagatctacctctggttttctttctccctaattggttaacggtccgcacagcctacctgtgcggccctcaccgttacagTCATTAGTCGTAATTCTGTATAAGTACTCTTCTGTAATAAAAGCAAAGCTTTGTAAGAAGCAGGATTGTCAttctaaagaaattgaaaacaatcCGGCACACCTGGAGGAAAATAGAGTTAATCAGAGACCCTTATTATTAGTgggttcaaaatcaaaaaatcaaaattcatttattcaaattaggctactaagtagcactttttgaaggtcatttacattggacagcacccagtttcgcccacccttcaccgcttcctaagtgcttttgctgtgagagaagaaacggcgcaacaaactccccagcagcacgctgtcattccgtttacaaaaaatattataattgtacagaacaataacaaaaataagtgtgcaggtgccatgccaaacaaacaaaagtttgaggtcgctgtatataaacctatacgaaattaaactttaagtactaaggccaaggtcagcagaccgaccagccaccgcaagcagcacccgttcacgagtatgacgcaagggtcagccacaAAGAGAATCTAACCACTTGAGAGCCGATAGGCTTATTTCTTCTAAGAACGCGACTCACAACAGCGGGTCGGGGAGTGAAGAAAAATGCGCGCTTGTGATTGGCTAATGCAACAATGTCAGTACAAATATTTCTGCAAAGTGccgttcaataatttttttccaaattaatcgatatcgataaatcgACTTTATGATTCTTTTAATTCGACTATACAAATAGTCGTAGAAATAccctatttaaatgaaaggtaatgatggtaaaataaaataatgtataaatgtgattttgttaaaaacttcatATAATCTATAATTGCCATGTGCAAAATGTACTAGAACGGCCCTTATTATTGAGGTTGTGAAATAGATATGCAACTTGATGTGGTTGTAGGTGGTGGTAGGTAATGTGCACAGTAGGTATGTAAAGTAGTACCATtaggataaaaaatgatacaccaaacaaaaataaaatgtttaatcaactttatccaaccgtattttttttaattttaaagacacaaacaaacacaaaccttcaaaactttcaaagccaaagagatttaattaagagttcttaaaaaaacactcacaaTTCTGACGCtctcaaaatgatattatagtaaAGGTGGTGGTAacgaaaaactagaatttaaatattaatgaacaaaccgaaataagttattactgatttttaaaatgaataagtttaGTGTAAGTTTTGCGTATAAAAGCTTTAGGGTCCTGATTGTGCttagttaaaaatgacaatcgAGCGTCTACGTACTTTTGGATTATgcattttgttaaatcaatcaAGTGATTAGAGCTTTCTActtcaaattgatgaaataatatttccggGAATAATTTTTTCCCGATGAACGATTTCATAACTAATCGGATGAAGTAATCTGTATTACATTTTGAGGGCAGTACTTTGGATCCGTTTTCTTTGATCGCCCTCTTTATGTACATTTCACAACGGCGACAAATTTCTATAACGGTGGTGGAACCATAAAGTAACTTGTTCTTATTTAGATCTTTTTGGTACTGTAAGGAGTTAACATTTTCTAAGCCAATCAAAGCTCCAATACacgtttgacattttaatttctttatcaatgcATGGACGGTGTAGCCGGCCATGTATTCAAGAACCCTTTCACCAAATCTGAAACGTGTGTAAGATCTTCAAGTTCAGGAAAATCTACATTTTCGCTTTCAATTGACTTTTCATGTGTGTCTGTAAGGTCTCTGTATCGTGTTGTGACATTGATACGATCCACTGGTGATGTACATTGCAAAATAGACATTTGATGTAAAGCAGAGCAATTTCCACTGCCGCTATTTCTTATTTGTGCATAGGTGagaagctttttataaatactctcGAACTGTCGAGCGCTGGGATTATTGTTTGAACCCCCATGACATCTTACACTTCCAAAAAAAATGCTCCAAATGATCCTGGCTGATTTTGTGGAgtggtaagtattttaatgcgTAGTTTGGATTTACAACGAGGTCCTGGATAAGGTATATCGCACTTTcgatacatacacaaaatcCTAGAAATCCAGTATATCTTGGTGATTTTATGAGTAGAACAGTttgatcagtattttttatttttatctgagtagacaagtttaataaagtatCTTTTGAAGCCCTAAGTTTTACTAGCACATTGGTTGCATTTTCAACATTTACCGCCCTTTTCAGGCCGTAACCGTGGGTATGCGAGTCTAGGATATCAAATAGGTCATTTATCAAGTCCAAAAAACGTGCTGTCGGTGTAACCTGCTCAAATTCCCGTAAATTGAGTTGTTCCTTGCAAAACATGAGTGAATCTGACACACTCTTGCTAAAAATTTGGGTAGCCAAGctcactttcattattttacttttaaaaaatatgtgagctGCTCTGATGCGATTAGCAAGATGAAAATTTTCTGCTTCttgcaaattatgtaaatttacaagGTGTTGCCAGGAAATGGTCTCACCATGTTTGTCTTGAAAATTTTTATAGCACTCGAACGCATTTCTTATTAGCTTTATCATGTGCGCCGGATCTAGAAATACtgcaattttatcatcattgctGGGGTTTTTAAAGGTAGTATTGAAATTACTACCTTCAAAAGAACAGCCTAACTTTTTGGCCATCGTCAAATTCGCTGGACAACCGTCAAATGTGACAGCTTTAATTCCAACACCAGCTTCTTCTACTAAATGAATGGCTTCCGTTAAAAGAGCCACTTTCTGCTCAGAGTTAAcgccatttattaaaaaatatccaattggaATTTTCCAGGAAGCGTTGATCGgtaccaacaaaaatactagTGCTTCCTTGGCTTCATCTTGGCAATCTGTTTCCAAGCTGGTACCGAAACTAACGTGGCCATAATACCTCCGGCCTTGGGGGTGATATTCGACTCCGCTTCTTATAGCCATTTCATCAAATATAATAGTAgcgtaaagtttttgttttgattctgtCGCTTTGATTTTAATGGCATCAATCGCCTCTTTCGTAAACCCTGGTTTACCATCAACCGACTGATACCACTTTCTGAGCGTGCTCGTGGCTGGTAAACATGtactaaatgtttttcttacaaaattatatgccTTTGGCGAATAGAAATGCAGTGTCAAAGCGAACGCTCGTAATTCTGGagagtattttagttttggcaTATGTcctgttttagatttaagtatttGACGTTTAACTAGTTCTCGATTTTGTACACCTATgcaggataaaatattttcattttcttcggttatataagatttttgagacaatgtatttaaaatttcttttagattcgcatttttttttaccaacactctatttttgtcttgaagcctctttacatgttttttcttgttatttagagAATATATTAGATGGTCTATTTGTCGTTTCATTTTGCGTTTTCGTGGACTGAGCTCaccatattagagggaaggaggtgacccgacccaagacgccaccgcaggcagtgacgacttagggagcatgacatatctgctgccggctaataaaataaaataagactgaaagaaataccccaaacgttgatttacctggcatagccctaaacacggaggcggcataaattgctacgtcattcaatttataattaataaattatacatgtcaaaatttataataaataatatatacgtgcatgcgtataattatactaaaaataaaacaaaataggtaacacaatgttacacacatagagtatgtctatcaaattacacaaatacacgtcaaacattaatccacactaaaccgtcctgtgcaaatcacggcgaccaactatttttatcatttaaataatcattgattgtatagtaagccttcttgcacagtttatctttaaccgttgttttaaatgagttaaaaggcaattccaataaagtgagaggcagtttattgtagaggcgaacaccaagtcccacaaatgaattgtgtaccctgtgtaaccggtgcgatgtaccgattaacttatgtttatttcgtgtatttatactatgaatatcactatttttggagtataagtgaaggttttttcgtATCAGTAGTATATTACTCATCGCAACGGCAACGTCTGTGCGACGTTGCCGTTGCGACTAGACGTGCGAGTGCGTGCGCGCCGTGCGCCGCGGCCTTGAGCAATGTCGCGATCGCCGCAGCGAGACCCTAATGATACcgatataaaatgtaatacgTGTAATGTTGTAATTAGTGAAATTTTGGCCTTTGTGTGTAATAAAGTGGACACACTTCCAGAGACAGCTATAGTGCAAATATGTATGAGTGCATTTGCCGACGCGGAGATTGAAAGTGCTAGGCAACTTGTTTACAAGCTGTTGGCACCTTCCCGGAAACTTATGAGAAGAAAGGAAGGTAACCAGCAGAAGAGTGTGCAAGAAATAATTAGGATCGTGAAGGAAACAGAGCCCAAATGTCTACCGATTTTTGTGGCCAAAGATCTTAATAAATTGCCGCCGGTCACGTTTGACCATATAGATGTGACTACATTCCTAAAGGAAATGTCAATACTCAAAAAAGAAGTCGCTAGCTTGCGAAGAGACAATTCGGAGGTATCCTCGCAAGCTACCAAGGAGGAGGTGGCATCACTTAAGTTCGAAATACAGCAGTTAAAAGATTTAGTTCAAGTCGCATTATCGAAGAATGAGGGTGAAATTGCTCAAGAAATATTGAAACAGACAACGGATACTTTGCCTAAAATACCATCTATAAGCATTAGTGAAAAGGAGGTAGAGGAAATATTCTTAGAAAGCATTGATTTTGAACGAACACCGCGGTCGAAGCAAGCGTTCGGCGCGGGGGCAGCGCGAAGGAGGGAGAAGGAGCGCAACAGCGAGTGCGACAGTGAGCGCGCGCCGTCTCCTGTGGCGCGTGAGAGCGAGACAGCGATAGCCGGGCGACGAGTGgatggcggcggcggcggtggcgatGCAATGCGCCGTGCGCCCCGTACACTCGCCAGCGAATTAGCACCCAAGTACAGCGACGAGAGCGTAATGATAACAACTGATAAGCGGAATTACACGATGGCGGAGGCTGTTAAAAATGCAACGAATCCTAATAATCCTAGTAATAATTACAAGCAAGGTAACGAGAAATGGACAACGGTGCAACACAAACgtcgtaaaattattaataggAGGGGAGTCGCCCAGCCCTTGgaacaatttaactttaaagCAGCCGAGAGGAAAATATCCTTATATATCTCTAGAGTACATAAGGAAACCACTCCTGGGGACATAGAggcatttattaaatataagactGACCTTAATGTgcaagtttataaaataaacaatgtaaataatgaatttaatgcCTTCAAGGTTATCGTTCCGTTAAACAGTGTCGACCTGTTCCTGAACGATAATGGTGATCGATTCTGGCCTGCGGACATTGTTTTCAGGAAGTTCTGGGAACGTAAACAAATCGGTAATAAGAGGCCAACAACGAACGCAGagcttattaaaaactaatgGATTGTTCTACCATTAAGCTTGTTTCATATAATTGTAGATCACTCAAAAGATCTTTACAGGAAATAGTTCAGTTATGCAATAGTAATCACATCATAGCGCTTCAGGAAACATGGCTTTTTCCACATGATCTTGGATTGTTAAACACGATACACAAACAATTTGGTAGTCATGGTATATCTGCTGTCGACACGGAGCAAGGAATGGTGCGAGGGAGGCCCTACGGGGGAGTAGCTCTCCTGTGGGATCGAAACATATTCCCTAGTGCTGATATTGTGCAGTGTAACAATGATCGTATGGTTGCGGTTAAACTTATGCGCGGGGATCGGAGTATTCTGGTGTTTAGTGTATATATGCCTACCGACTGTGAAGACAATTTCCCGGTAATGGCACAGTGTCTTGCTAATATTAGTGGGGTAATTGATAGTGCGGATGTTGAAAGTGTGTTCGTATTAGGGGACTTTAACGCGCACCCTGACACGCGTTTCTACAAGGAACTAATGGACTATTGTTTTGAAGAGTTGTTATCTTGTATAGACACTAAGCGACTCGATATAAGCACGTATACATATGTAAGTGATGGAACCGGTTCGCAGCGATGGCTCGATCACTGCCTTGTCTCGGCGGCGGCCGAGTCATCGGTAAGTGACATATACGTATTATACGATGCGTATCTGTCGGATCACCTACCATTAGTAATAGAGGTAAGaattaatagtattatttgtaaaagacTGATAATGGATAGTGGGACTGATTGCAATTTAAAGTATAGGTGGGACTGTAGGAGTAAAGAACAATGTGATAAATACAGTGAACtatgtactgaaaatctaggtTTAATATATCAATCTGAGGAGTATAACTTGTCATGTAAGTGCAATATGTTATGTAATGATGTAGAACATATAAGTATAATTGATAGGCTTtactgtaatataattaaagttttacaaaCTGCCGCTGAACGCACATATAcatgtaataataatagaaaacgTTATATAACTGGTTGGAATTATTATGTTAGACAGTACCACGTCCAGGCTAGGCAGACATTTCTACAGTGGAATACATATGGTAGGCCTAGTTCCGGATATTATTACGATCAAATGCGTACAGCGCGCAAAGACTTTAAATCTGCCTTGAAATATGTTCAAAATAACCaggagaaaattaaaatgaatatgttAGCACAGCATGCGTCGTCTAAAAATTTCGCGGGTTTTTGGAGGGAAGTTAAAAAGCTTAACCCCAAAACCAGCACACCAGTCAGTGTAGAGGGTGAGTCTGACAATAGAGCTAttgcaaataattttagtacgcattttaatgtaaaacagaCTTCATCTAATTCAGCAGTATCTGTGCCTTCGTCAAGTTGTTGTAGAATTGTTGAGGAGGGGGCTTTCCAGGTTTCGGCTGATGATGTTGTTGAGGTTCTCAGGACAATGAAGCGAGGGAAATCCCCAGGGCATGATGGCCTGAGTATTGAGCATTTGTTATACGCAGGAAAATATATTGCTGATACCTTAACTTTACTGTTTAATCTTTGTGCAAGGCACCAATACTTACCTGAGGAACTTATACGTACATTAGTTGTACCTATAGTTAAGAATAAAACTGGAGATGCTACTAATATGTCAAATTATAGACCCATATCGCTGGCAACGGTTGTGGCCAAGGTGCTTGAGCGCCTGCTACACAAAAAGTTAAGTCCCGCAATTAGCTTAAATGACGGGCAGTTCGGATTTCGTCCTGAAGTGTCAACGGACATGGCTATTTTCTCCCTAAAACAAGTGGTATCGCAATATTTGGAACAGGAGACAAGTGTGTATGCTTGTTTCCTTGATCTTAGTCGTGCTTTTGATACAATTAATCATAACTTGCTATGGGAAAAACTAGATAAAACTAATATCGCGCCTGGAGTTGTTGGACTGATTAGATATTGGTATTCTAATCAGTCGAACAACGTCAGGTGGGAATCAGAAAGGTCGGATAGCTATAAGCTATCCTGTGGTGTTAGGCAGGGTGGGTTAACCTCTCCTGACctatttaatatctatatgaATGACTTGATTGAGGAGCTGAGTGGAACTGCGGTGGGGCTTAGGCTTGGAGACAGGTATGTCAACAACCTGAGCTACGCTGATGATATGGTCCTACTCAGCCCCTCAATTAAGGGATTAAGGAAGCTAATTGCTGTTTGTGAGAGATATGCTAAAGAACACAACTTGGTGTATAATGCAAAGAAGACGGAATTGTTAATATTTAGGTCAGGAAGAGGTCCACTAAACGTCCCACCAGTTTGGATAGGAGGCCAGAGAGTAAAAGTAGTTGAGAGGTTTAAGTACCTTGGCCATATACTGACGTCAGACTTCAAAGATGATGCCGATATAGACAGGCAACGTAGAGCATTATCAGTAGTGGGCAATATGATAGCCAGGAGATTTTTTAAAGCCAACACTCAGACGAAGGTACATCTCTTTAGAACATATTGTCAGAGTTTCTACACGTGCCAACTCTGGACGCGTTACACGAAGAGGTCTCTGGATGGTATTCGTGTCCAGTACAATAACATCTTTAGGCAGCTAATGGGTCTTGCACCGCACTGTAGTGCGTCGGGTATGTTCGCAGAAGCTAGGCTGGATACGTTTAATGCCATCCAGAGAAAACGAATCGCTGGATTCATGTCGAGGGTTGGTTCGTGTACGAACAGTATTATCAAAGAGCTTTCTGAAAGACTGTATACTACCACAACGTACAAAAAATGGTTACAGATTGCagcttaattgtatttaaaagcgTCTTgaattttttgaattttataagtatttatgtgtttgTTATGTAAcgttaggtatatattttttttttctatttattttttaattgaatatgttttgtttctttcGGTGTAAAAATATGGAGTGTGAAGATTccgaaataaagatttattattattattatattattattatctaaaataaattgggatgctaccgttaaaatgcctatctctttaaaccgctccctaagagaaactctagagcctagttggtaaatggatctgacagctcgcttttgtaagacgaatatcgattcgatatctgctgccctaccccacaaaagtatgccataggacataacgctgtggaaatagctaaaataaacaagacgagctgtgtccacgtcagtaatctgcctaacttttctaaccgcataagccgcagagctgagtttatttgctaggtatgcaatatgcgccgtccattttaattttgcatcaactgtaacgccgagaaaaaccgttgactctacagtctctagtacttcattatttataacaatacatatttggcccaagattcttaacattaggcatcgcaaatttaatacatttggtttttttggcattcaaaactaaattattaactgaaaaccaatgtgtgacccgagtaagtgcactatttacttcgttaaagtcatttctgtttctgttaactttaaatattaaggaagtatcgtctgcaaagagcacaacgtcacatatgccttttaaaaagaatggtaagtcattaatatatactaaaaataaaaatgggccgagtattgaaccctggggtactcctagtttcacaggtagtcctgtggacttactaccatttacatctacacattggaccctatcacttaaataggaattaattaaatctagtgatctatttttgataccgtaatatccgagtttgcataataatgtgtcatgccggacgcaatcaaatgcctttgaaaggtcacagaaaacgccaatagcgttttgagagttctcccaagcatcgtagatgtgtttcagtaaagctacacccgcgtcggtagttgaacgtccctttgtaaaaccgtattgctcgctatgtaagagggtcttgtgattaaaataatgtagtagttgttttaatatcaatttttcaaaaatcttactgaatgcaggtaaaattgaaatcggtctaaaattaccaacgtcacatttactgcctgccttaaataacggtatgactttactgtgtttcatcaagtccgggaagacacctacgtctacgcatttattaaagataacagcTAGGGAgggtgctacaatgtttattatattacctaggagttttacagaaaaaccccAAAAAtcttcggttttcttttgactgagtgatttaaaaacattggttatatctaatggagtcacatattcgaaactaaaagtagaatcacaactgggcacgcaattacgtaatagtttttccgcgtcaagtgatgatgattttaaagatctcgttgttgttaatggtatatctgcgaaaaagttattgaatatagaGGCGATTTCTTTAGCTTCAGTAACTAGTTCATTATTGGATAAAATCTCGAAGTTATTATCGCGTTTCGTAGCCTTACCAGTTTCTTGATTGataatattccacgtggcttttactttatttacagagtttttaattttttcgctgATATAGTTAGATTTAGCAGAgttacaaacctttttaaaaattttagaataatttctaacataatttacaaaatctgcgtcaaatttatattttttcatgccatataactcatacaacctacttcgacttttgtatataccagtagtggcccattgattaaacgaggcagcagaactgcacttgacttgcctagttttacacttaaaaattgtttcaaactcgcttttaactacattaaaaactgattcATAAGCCTAATTTGGGTTAATCGAGTCCAAAAGTGATGGccgtaattttgacttgatgttgtttttgaagCGCGAACAACGATGCGCTGTGTAAGGCCTACTGACCaccttaacagttttattatgaagtaattgggaaaaactagcaagttggccgcaatggtcagaagtaatatcagttaatagtaatgttttatttgctttacaactactaaatatattatctatgcaagttGCGGAAGAGGCCGTAAACCTGGTTGGTTCGCAAAAAAGGTTATCTAAATTAAACGACTTGAACAAATTCAGAAGTCGGATAGTAAATGgagctaattctaaaatattaacattgaaatccccacaaactataacttgtttattattacatttaactttcgATAGTGAATCTTCCataacagattcaaataaattaaaatcacttgaagggggtctgtacacacaaataataatgtattgctcTAGTTCTACACAGGACAGTTCAATAGAGCGTTCGACAGAAAGGTTGACAATGTCAGGACGTTCTTTACAACGGTTAACTCCATTATTCTCAGTTTAAgtgatttaattgtaatcatATATATTCAGTATGTAACATCTTGTTCAAGGGACTTTACGAAGTTCTCGGAAAAACGCTGCTTTTCCGATAACTTCGGTCCAAGGGTGTATCTAGTTATATTCCTAACCCATCAGTGTAGCAGAGCCTTAAGCTCTCACGCTGCGGTAGAGCCCAACGCAGCACTTTTCTTATCAGTCGGCCCGCCCGGGCGACTTGTTATTGTAACTATAGTCCGTAAGATAgtcttaagtttctattgtattagaattaattaataaatatgttttaattaaggagTCTTACATCAAACTCTGTGAGCTCgggtcgtaaataataaaatcttatttcgtctctttaaatattaatttttatttctatttttaaaaagacaatttcccGCTCCCGAAATCTaactatctttatttttatttggtgttatgtgtatgtattcaatatactctataggtatataatattatttagatagtgttttttgttttagtttaatttatcatcaaaaaattcattTATTGTGTAGTAGCACTTGACCTCTAGAAAAcactttagtttatttaaaaatttatttgtattattttcttcttttatgtGTTTTggtagtttattatatatttttactgacATGACTAGGGGACTAGACGAGTGTATTTTCAGTCTAGATGTAGGTAGGTTTAATCTATTATTGTGTcttaaggtatattttgtttggatGTCTTTACAGGTGTTATAGTATTCGGGGTATTTGCGgacaaatttcaaatatgtacAGGCAGGCAAgggttaatattttgtgttcttGGAAGTATGGTTTACAACTGTCTGTTTGTTGTATGTTGCTGATTAttcgaattattttttgtagggTGAATATAGTTGGCGAATCCGTGCTTTATCCCCATAGGATAATGCCATAGGATAGCCATGCTTGGGCGTAAGCATAGTAGGTGACGAGTGCGGTTTTTAAATTAgtggttttttttactttacgcAGGGCATATgagaattttgataattttgctCTTACTTTTTGTATATGGGATTTCCAATTGATGTGTGTGTCTATGGATAGTCCAAGAAGGGTGAATTCGTTAATTTGTTGTAGTTTAGTGTTTTTGAAGCTATAATCAAGTTTTAACGGGGCTTTTTGATGGGGATGAAAAgtgattattttagttttattaaagtttatttctaaGTTGTGGTTATTCATCCAGCTGATAGTTGAAGAGAGAAGGGAGTCAAGTTTTTCATGTATGTTACTATTGTTTTGGCAAGAAGTAAGCAAAGAGATGTCATCTGCGAATAAAATGCATGGCTCGCTTACAGTTTTTGGgaggtcatttatataaattaagaataacAGACATCCTAATACACTTCCTTGAGGGATGGTATTTTACTGCTGTTATTATGGTTCTTTTTAgtgttttttcatatttttataatattgtaataaagtaAGATTGTTTGACTTTAGTGTAAGAATTTTaagcagtcttttgtttttacaggatgttttaatttcattcgttaattaaaactttttatatttagtttttaattttacctttcTTGTAGGAATGCAAGTGTTTAAAATCGTATTCATTGTATTATTGAAGGAATTATAGTCATCttctatgtttttatttgttgttatgatTTCTtcccaattttgtttttttaattcagatttaaatttttgtacattACGTGTGttataaaatctcttttgtgTATAccaatgtgtttgtttttttattacattttgtattttcatgTGTAAAGTTGTTGCGCTGTGGTCTGAAAAACCAAATTCTTCAACTGtaacgtaattatttttatcactgaAGTTAGT from Trichoplusia ni isolate ovarian cell line Hi5 chromosome 25 unlocalized genomic scaffold, tn1 tig00001386_group24, whole genome shotgun sequence includes the following:
- the LOC113506790 gene encoding uncharacterized protein LOC113506790 encodes the protein MNDLIEELSGTAVGLRLGDRYVNNLSYADDMVLLSPSIKGLRKLIAVCERYAKEHNLVYNAKKTELLIFRSGRGPLNVPPVWIGGQRVKVVERFKYLGHILTSDFKDDADIDRQRRALSVVGNMIARRFFKANTQTKVHLFRTYCQSFYTCQLWTRYTKRSLDGIRVQYNNIFRQLMGLAPHCSASGMFAEARLDTFNAIQRKRIAGFMSRVGSCTNSIIKELSERLYTTTTYKKWLQIAA